The following proteins are co-located in the Athene noctua chromosome 16, bAthNoc1.hap1.1, whole genome shotgun sequence genome:
- the SNTA1 gene encoding alpha-1-syntrophin isoform X2 has translation MAAGRRAPRTGLLELRGPGGQWLRVLLTLAEDVLGVSPADGPGPGPGPAAGPGEAPAAQLNGGEPGSAVPEALANIRRTVRVVKQDVGGLGISIKGGRENKMPILISKIFKGLAADQTEALYVGDAILSVNGTDLSEATHDEAVQALKKTGKEVVLEVKYMKEISPYFKNSSAGATVSWDPSPATLQKRSSPLLPPRELRESRTVPLKMCYVSRKCLPTDPEHRYLEVCSADGRVALFLRAKDEATAQSWLSAIQANTGALLPRVKEELRAQLAGAGVVAGRDVKHVGWLTEQVPARPLAGTRNLLAVLTEKELLLYGSLPQSRDALGKPAHSYPLIATRLVHSGPAKGSALYEAELSFALRTGTRLGVQTHLFSLESPRDLALWTRLLVDGTHGAAELAQEVSAACSWKGQDCTLSVHIDKGFTISTTEPGLSKTILLQQPFEKLQMSSDDGTKMLYLDFGGPEGEIQLDLHSCPKTIVFIIHSFLSAKVTRLGLLA, from the exons ATGGCGGCGGGCAGGCGCGCCCCGCGCACTGGGCTGCTGGAGctgcgcggccccggcgggcagTGGCTCCGCGTCCTGCTCACCCTGGCCGAGGACGTGCTGGGGGTGAGCCCGGCcgacggccccggccccggccccggccccgccgccggccccggcgaGGCCCCGGCGGCGCAGCTGAACGGCGGCGAACCGGGCTCCGCCGTGCCCGAGGCGCTCGCCAACATCAGGCGCACGGTGCGCGTCGTCAAGCAGGACGTGGGGGGGCTCGGCATCAGCATCAAAG gTGGCCGAGAGAATAAAATGCCCATCTTGATCTCCAAGATATTTAAGGGGCTGGCAGCAGATCAGACCGAGGCGCTGTACGTGGGGGACGCCATCCTCTCTGTCAATGGGACCGACCTTTCCGAGGCAACGCATGATGAGGCGGTGCAGGCGTTGAAGAAGACGGGCAAGGAGGTGGTCTTGGAAG TGAAGTACATGAAGGAGATCTCACCCTACTTCAAGAACTCCTCTGCGGGGGCAACGGTCAGCTGGGACCCCTCACCTGCCACCCTGCAGAAGCGGTCATCCCCCCTCCTACCCCCTCGGGAGCTCCGGGAGAGCAGGACCGTGCCTCTGAAGATGTGCTACGTGTCCCGCAAGTGCCTTCCCACCGACCCGGAGCACAG GTACCTGGAGGTGTGCTCGGCGGACGGGCGCGTTGCCCTCTTCCTGCGGGCGAAGGACGAGGCCACGGCGCAGTCGTGGCTCAGTGCCATCCAGGCCAACACGGGTGCCCTGCTGCCGCGGGTGAAGGAGGAGCTGCGAGCCCAGCTGGCGGGTGCTGGCGTGGTGGCTGGACGGGATGTCAAGCACGTGGGCTGGCTGACCGAGCAGGTACCTGCACGTCCCCT TGCCGGCACCAGGAACCTCTTGGCTGTCCTCACGgagaaggagctgctgctgtACGGCAGCCTGCCGCAGAGCCGGGACGCCCTGGGCAAGCCCGCGCACAGCTACCCCCTCATTGCCACCAG GCTGGTGCACTCGGGGCCGGCCAAGGGCTCGGCGCTGTACGAGGCGGAGCTGTCGTTCGCGCTGCGCACCGGCACTCGGCTGGGCGTGCAGACCCACCTCTTCAGCCTGGAGAGCCCCCGCGACCTGGCGCTGTGGACGCGGCTGCTGGTGGACGGCACCCACGGCGCCGCCGAGCTGGCCCAGGAGGTGTCGGCAG ccTGCTCGTGGAAGGGGCAGGATTGCACCCTCTCCGTCCACATCGACAAGGGCTTCACCATCTCCACAACCGAGCCCGGGCTCAGCAAGACcatcctgctccagcagcccttcGAGAAGCTGCAGATGTCCTCTGATGACGGCACCAAGATGCTCTACCTGGACTTTGGTGGCCCGGAGGGAGAGATT CAATTGGACCTTCACTCCTGCCCTAAAACCATCGTCTTCATCATCCACTCCTTCCTCTCAGCCAAGGTGACCCGGCTGGGGCTGCTGGCGTGA
- the SNTA1 gene encoding alpha-1-syntrophin isoform X1 — translation MAAGRRAPRTGLLELRGPGGQWLRVLLTLAEDVLGVSPADGPGPGPGPAAGPGEAPAAQLNGGEPGSAVPEALANIRRTVRVVKQDVGGLGISIKGGRENKMPILISKIFKGLAADQTEALYVGDAILSVNGTDLSEATHDEAVQALKKTGKEVVLEVKYMKEISPYFKNSSAGATVSWDPSPATLQKRSSPLLPPRELRESRTVPLKMCYVSRKCLPTDPEHRYLEVCSADGRVALFLRAKDEATAQSWLSAIQANTGALLPRVKEELRAQLAGAGVVAGRDVKHVGWLTEQLPSAGTRNLLAVLTEKELLLYGSLPQSRDALGKPAHSYPLIATRLVHSGPAKGSALYEAELSFALRTGTRLGVQTHLFSLESPRDLALWTRLLVDGTHGAAELAQEVSAACSWKGQDCTLSVHIDKGFTISTTEPGLSKTILLQQPFEKLQMSSDDGTKMLYLDFGGPEGEIQLDLHSCPKTIVFIIHSFLSAKVTRLGLLA, via the exons ATGGCGGCGGGCAGGCGCGCCCCGCGCACTGGGCTGCTGGAGctgcgcggccccggcgggcagTGGCTCCGCGTCCTGCTCACCCTGGCCGAGGACGTGCTGGGGGTGAGCCCGGCcgacggccccggccccggccccggccccgccgccggccccggcgaGGCCCCGGCGGCGCAGCTGAACGGCGGCGAACCGGGCTCCGCCGTGCCCGAGGCGCTCGCCAACATCAGGCGCACGGTGCGCGTCGTCAAGCAGGACGTGGGGGGGCTCGGCATCAGCATCAAAG gTGGCCGAGAGAATAAAATGCCCATCTTGATCTCCAAGATATTTAAGGGGCTGGCAGCAGATCAGACCGAGGCGCTGTACGTGGGGGACGCCATCCTCTCTGTCAATGGGACCGACCTTTCCGAGGCAACGCATGATGAGGCGGTGCAGGCGTTGAAGAAGACGGGCAAGGAGGTGGTCTTGGAAG TGAAGTACATGAAGGAGATCTCACCCTACTTCAAGAACTCCTCTGCGGGGGCAACGGTCAGCTGGGACCCCTCACCTGCCACCCTGCAGAAGCGGTCATCCCCCCTCCTACCCCCTCGGGAGCTCCGGGAGAGCAGGACCGTGCCTCTGAAGATGTGCTACGTGTCCCGCAAGTGCCTTCCCACCGACCCGGAGCACAG GTACCTGGAGGTGTGCTCGGCGGACGGGCGCGTTGCCCTCTTCCTGCGGGCGAAGGACGAGGCCACGGCGCAGTCGTGGCTCAGTGCCATCCAGGCCAACACGGGTGCCCTGCTGCCGCGGGTGAAGGAGGAGCTGCGAGCCCAGCTGGCGGGTGCTGGCGTGGTGGCTGGACGGGATGTCAAGCACGTGGGCTGGCTGACCGAGCAG CTCCCCAGTGCCGGCACCAGGAACCTCTTGGCTGTCCTCACGgagaaggagctgctgctgtACGGCAGCCTGCCGCAGAGCCGGGACGCCCTGGGCAAGCCCGCGCACAGCTACCCCCTCATTGCCACCAG GCTGGTGCACTCGGGGCCGGCCAAGGGCTCGGCGCTGTACGAGGCGGAGCTGTCGTTCGCGCTGCGCACCGGCACTCGGCTGGGCGTGCAGACCCACCTCTTCAGCCTGGAGAGCCCCCGCGACCTGGCGCTGTGGACGCGGCTGCTGGTGGACGGCACCCACGGCGCCGCCGAGCTGGCCCAGGAGGTGTCGGCAG ccTGCTCGTGGAAGGGGCAGGATTGCACCCTCTCCGTCCACATCGACAAGGGCTTCACCATCTCCACAACCGAGCCCGGGCTCAGCAAGACcatcctgctccagcagcccttcGAGAAGCTGCAGATGTCCTCTGATGACGGCACCAAGATGCTCTACCTGGACTTTGGTGGCCCGGAGGGAGAGATT CAATTGGACCTTCACTCCTGCCCTAAAACCATCGTCTTCATCATCCACTCCTTCCTCTCAGCCAAGGTGACCCGGCTGGGGCTGCTGGCGTGA